The genome window TGATGGAGGATTTTCTTCCAGATAATGATGCCCATAAGAAAGTGCAAAAGAATTGGGATTCTAGTGAGCTAACTGCTCGTGCTCGATTGCTTGCGTCATctactaaagaatcttcaaagtggctacAAGTAGTTCCATCGAGTCAGTTAGGCTTATTATTAGATAACAATTCTGCacgaattgctgttggtcttcgacTAGGTTATCAATTACGCGAAGAACAAAAAGGTCTTTGTGGTAAAAACGTTAAGAAGGATGGCTTACATGGTTTATCTTGCAATAAAAGCGGAGGATGGATTCCTGGACATGATGAAgttaacaaaatcttttattgtGCATTTTCTTCTGCAGGGTTTCCGAATTTAGTACAGCCTCCGGGAATTTCAAGAGATGACGGGAAAAGACCGGATGGTATGACTCTAATTCCATGGAGTCATGGTAGACCTATTTTGTGGGATGTAACCATTAGAGACACCCTAGCCCCTTCTTATGTTAATCAGTCATCCAAAAAAGCTGGTTCGATTGCTGATAATGCCGAAAGATTTAAGCACAATCATtacatttgtttaaaagataattatttgttcacacccattgcttttgaatcactAGGTAGCATGGGTCCTGAgacaaaaacatttataaagaaattttgatcattaatgCAAAAGGCTTCTGGGGAACCGCGCTCTATGGACTACCTGCTACAGAAGGTTTCCGTTGCGATTCAACGAAGAAATTCTAGTTGCATTTTAGGGACCTTAGGACGTAAtttaattgatgatttttatttattgtaaatatttgttttttgaaaagatcgtttttttactggttgtactttgcagcctttttttcgcttttaataaagaaaatataatgtttaCGAAGCATCTCTATCAATTTTAAGAGATAACTGTTGCTTGACATAATTTTGGGATTCAACAAGTTTCTGGATGCATACATTGCATATTGGGCCTATGGGATAAATTTACCAATTGAACATTTAAATACAATTATTTTGCACACTAATCTATACCTGGTGAAAGAGTGTTTAAGATCACGAAAACATGGAAAACGAGTTTCGAATTCAATCCATTCCTAAGCTCTTCTATACGGGTCGGCATGTAATATTCACCATACAGccgcaacaacaacaaaaaaatccataccaaacaaacaaacaaaaagatGCCTGTGAtacatttggcaaaaatatatACGTTACAAAGAGATTGCAATTACATTTTATGCTTTATGTTTGTacacacacattttgtattttatatacCTCGCATTATTTTGCGCAAAGAGTGTTTTTTGGCATATGTTTCACCATGGAGAAGAACAACCGTACggacgaaagttttttttcgccaatgattttgttttaatgaaaaaaaaaaattaaataaaaaaatgtaacctTAATTactcaattcattttttttaaattctcttCGTTTCTTTCGCTTCGAAAAAACCATCTCTAATTACCCTGCCAATATAAAACATATTGATAGACGGAAAAACGGTgataattaattcaaaaaaatatcaggTGCGTGTGTGTATTTAACACTTCCATTTTtctaacaacaacaaaaattacatgtAAGTGATTGTAATTACGCACCGAGATATGTACTCATCATCTTAATCaactttcatttaatttttttttattcattttcttcGCTTCAATTTTATTAGCATGAGAAGATTAATTTAGCAATTTGCTATGTGTTTCCAGACGCATTATATTGCTTGATATGACTGatacaatttatttacatacAGCAGCATGTTGTATACCTAATTTCTCTAAACCGCTATATATTCAAAACAGCCACATAACACAAAATaagaacaaaaatcttttaaaaaaaaattattttatatttgagTAAACAGAGCATAAAACACAATCACATAAAACCAAAAATCATGTCAGTATGAATTTACTTGCTGGACATTACGCTAATAAACTGTGTACGTGCAAGAAATTGCTCGTACATATAGGCGAAAATGTGAGAAATTGTCCAcggatggaaaataaaaagaaaaaaaaaagaaaaagaaatgtaatCATCTTTTTTAGATCCATTTGCTTTAACACTCATATCAGAGACGATGCGAGCTGTGGATGTGGGGTATAAATATACATTGTGTTTTCATATAACTATAAAAACTTTGTAGCGTCAATAGCATATAATATGCAGGTATATATATCATACACGAGAAGACATTTCTTTTGCattaaaaccaataaaaaaaattatttcttttaacTCTCTCATGTATGAAATTAGCTTGATATTCACATTAGCATGTATCAAATGGCGTATACTTGTGAGTATGATCTTATTTTATATCGCATGCTgtgaagaagaaggaaaaaaaccaCACAAAATAAAGAGTTTATATGTTActttgaatgaataaattataGCATCTCTTGGGTTGGCAGTGGTACACACAATCCGAAGTGCACTGCTCTAGTGACCCAAATGAGAGCAagacatattttatataattacactcatcggttttttttttttaattttattttatgattaCATTACACGAACATGTACGTATCATACATGTacccatcatcatcattatcatCTTCTCAACGATTatatgtagattttttttttcatcttcgtctttctttctttctgtttattctcaaaatgtaatttgattcgttaataaataaaatcgaacagTGAGATCCAGTCCAGCTAAACAAAGCGTTTATCAAATATTATCTTTTAATGAATGTGTCGAATATCACAATTGGATTCCGAATATCTTATACTGTTGTTGATCGGCTGTTGACAAAAGGctgatgaaaaagaaaatgaaaatacaaaagacgaattttttttttgatttattttatttaaaaatttcattttattataaaaaaaaagaatttcactAGAAAAatacagtttttgttttgtgtgtagAATATGGTGTGATAAAATTAAAGTATAGTGAAGGTGAAATCAAAATCTATGGCAAGTTATGGCGActaaatgacaaaaattttattgattgatcgggggaaaaaaatataaagaagAAAAGCGGTGAAAACAAGTTCAAGATTGAAGTGAAAgtaataaaagaagaaaagaatcgagaaaaaaatgcGTTAAGTGTTGTAACTATTGATATGcaaaatgaactgaaaaaaaGAGGACAGATTATTGGTgtgaaaagataaaaaatgaaaataataaaaaaataattagaaaatttgtttggttATTTACACAGAGAGTGTTTTCAGATAACATTTAAGATTATCTTCTCTTTTTTCTATAATAGAGACAAAAACAACGCTACTTGTATAGCTTACTAAGTCTATAACATCGTTatgttcttcttctttttttcttcgtttgttTGCTGATAATAagttaagaaaataaattaaaattataaataatttatataaattaaataattcgtTTTACGTTTCAaagtaaacaacaaaaataattcattgaaCACGACTCCGAGTATTTGTGGTACTTAGAGTGATGAAAATGCACTTACTCTTATTTTACTGAGGAAAAATCAAGTTTCTTAAGTCTATGTCTTATGGTTTTTGAGCATTAAAGGCCAAGTCTTGAGCATCGACTGATCGTCCCCATCCGCCGTGGCCAGAACTGCCGTAACCGCCGGCACCGCCACCAATATCAGCGCTGAATCCCGATCCACCTGATCCGTACGCTTCACCGTGACTGGACGAATGACTGGACGAGTGATGTGGATGAGCTACCACTTCGTACGTGACATGTTTCTCATTTTTCAGCAAATTCTTCAATCCAATGACCGCCGACAAAACGAGCGCAATTTTACCGATCAACAATGCTTTGCCAGCAATCAATGCAATGGCACCCAACACCAATGGCAACAGAGCGGCTGCCTTCAGACCCAATGCCAACAACAATGGACCGAGAATTTTGGCGGCCTTCTTTTTCTTGCCTCGGGATTCGGACACGGCTGATTGATCGTcaccgaaaatgttttcggatACATCTTCCAATGCGCGGCCAGTTGATGATACAGCTGATACGATATCGGATCCTTTCAGATCGACTTTGATGGTGTGCGTTTGGAGGAAGTTTTGAAGTCGGCTCATTACCAGCGATTCCATTGAATCGTCACCAGATAATGCACGTGGGGCACCTTCACTGTCAGCACCAGATGTTTTAACAACGGTTACACCTTCAGTCAACGCAAATGTATCCTTTTGTCCAATCATTTTGTCAACGAACGAAAACAGTTTGTATTTCACACATGACACTGAATCTTTTCGCAAACAATCGCTGTATATACTATCCATAAGATCATTTTCCGAGCCAACCGAATTCCTTGAATGTCCTCTGGTCTCTTCCGTTGGTAATGCCGCTACGACAGCCACAACACAAAATATCCCGTATAAAGTTTTAATAAAAGCCATGCCGGAGCTTTTATGCAACGTAATATATCGAACActtaagaaaaatttcgctTTCCGTTTATCGGATTTAAagaatgtttgtttgttgtttttagattttttttggtactTTAACTTTTGACCAAATCTGTACTGATGCCGAATGGACTTAAGGATGATGTGATATCTTTTGCAGAATGTACATCCAATTTATATGGTACCTGTTTGTCTGTACCCCACTTCAACCTTTCTTCTAGTCTCTTACCGTATTACAATTCTTCTTTCTGATCGCATTGGTATTGTGTATCAtttatgtatatataaatatatatctCTCACTATATATATGCAAGAAGCAAAACATTGGTACATCTTGTCGACATCAGAGAAATGTTTGAttcgattgaaaataataacatCGTCAAGCAAAAGTCGTATCTACTTACAGATAATACATAACATTCCGTTAATCTATATACACGCACATAATAtaatatacatacatatacaCACACCATGCGCTCACTTTACCATCGAGAgattttaatacaaattttcattacacGATCAAAAGtactttcataaaatattttatattgttcTATTACCCGTCCGCATTGGGCATTGGGtgaaatggaaacaaaattacagaaaaaaacacaatgtccagttttttgttttttttttgcaattatgtttttatcagaattttcaacaatttgtttCGTCTTTAACTCTTAAGAAATCATAACATGGCACCGTTTTAAAGAGAAagcattttaataaactttgtACATTTCAGTCGAATTCAGTCAATTGTTCCATTCGAATGTTCCATCATTTTTCAGTTAATACGTGCACACGGCGCACTGATCTTACActtatttttttcatcttttccttaaattgttttttttatatcatcCAAATTGCAAGCGGATGTGaatatttcgttgaaaaaCTTTGGAACAATGAATAAAAttagtaaaactaaaaattcttttaaaaaaattatttttttaaaattaattttttttaattcattccGTCCGTCGCATGTATACAATTCatcatttatta of Bradysia coprophila strain Holo2 chromosome X unlocalized genomic scaffold, BU_Bcop_v1 contig_26, whole genome shotgun sequence contains these proteins:
- the LOC119069254 gene encoding uncharacterized protein LOC119069254, translating into MAFIKTLYGIFCVVAVVAALPTEETRGHSRNSVGSENDLMDSIYSDCLRKDSVSCVKYKLFSFVDKMIGQKDTFALTEGVTVVKTSGADSEGAPRALSGDDSMESLVMSRLQNFLQTHTIKVDLKGSDIVSAVSSTGRALEDVSENIFGDDQSAVSESRGKKKKAAKILGPLLLALGLKAAALLPLVLGAIALIAGKALLIGKIALVLSAVIGLKNLLKNEKHVTYEVVAHPHHSSSHSSSHGEAYGSGGSGFSADIGGGAGGYGSSGHGGWGRSVDAQDLAFNAQKP